From Plasmodium coatneyi strain Hackeri chromosome 7, complete sequence:
TTGTTATGTTGTGTGCACGCAGGCATAAGAAGTGTAtatttacacacacatacttATATGTACGTGCATACGCATACGtgtgtgcaaatatatatacgcccTTGTACCTGCGCGCATGCAATTGTCCCTTTTGCAAATTAACAACTTTTCAAATAAGTAACCGCGTCTACACCACGTCTGTCGCTCGAGCGCTGTTACATTGAAGCAAAAATTGTATTGGCAATGTgggacactttttttccacatccTCTCTTAGCAAGTCAGAAGAGGAAGTGTATTTGCGTGCGATGGTGTACATCATTTTCGTCCGTTAacataaaacaaaaaatgatttttttataatttttaaaaggaagtaCAACCCTCTGTATTAAAGATAAATAATCGTTTCAGGGATTTACAGGGAGGTGGGAACAACGGTTAATTCCAATTTCACGAGAAAAACGGTAACATTTCTACACATTCTTCATGTGAGTGGGAGCTCACAAAAAGCGTGCACAAATGCGTACCTACATACACTTGCGCCAACTTCGCCCCCCCTAGCGTTCTAACTGTTACAGAATAAGGAACAAATCTGATAAACAATGATGCCGGAAAATTGCTCTAGGAAATCCGTTTCCCAACTGTTCGACTGCTTATCGAGGGTAAAATTCCCTTAAAGTGTTTTGCACTTCTGATATTACCACACTATATTTGCATACCTTTTGCGTAACTGGACCTACGTGTGCGAATTGTCCTCCAAGTTGAGGGACCTATGAAGGCTATGTCCTGTCTAGCTGCTTGTGCCACTTTATTTgttcgtacattttttttcccccatttcaggaaattgaaaaacaGCAACCAAAAAAcgttattcattttatggtagattttttatgtaaaaattatGGTTCACATTTGAGGGGATTTGCCCATGTATGGGATGTAGGTAATAAGTCGAAATGGCGATGCGTCCTTTGAACGCGGTTGCATTTGTTCGAAATTGTGCAGAGAGGGAGAGATCAATAAGGGGGAAGGTCGAACGGCAGCCAAACATTTAAGCataggagaaaagaaaaatgagtttttttttttttttttttcctttttaacatgCTTCTCAGATTTGGAactggagaaggaaaaaaaacttgtgattgaattttttaagaGCCAGAAATTAACCACAGAAATTGCCAAGCATTTCATCAACGTCGGATTTGACAGTGTAAGAGGGGAGGGAGTCCAAATAATCTGCACTTGGCAAGTGCACAAAATTGTTGCTTTTATTTGGTGTACTACATTTgcgctaattttttttcttttttccattcaaaCAGATGGAGTCTCTGCTATACTTGAATGCGCACGTTTTGGACGACATCGAAAAGTTTAACAACGTGAATTGGCTGCCCGGGCATAAAATAAGACTGCAGGTAGGGGAATCTGACGTGGACCTTGCAAAGGTGTTTCCGCCACATGCAAGGTTGGAAGGGCTTTGCGTGTCCATTTTTGGGATAATTCCCCCCATCTTTCCGCCTTCCACCATTCCTCCTTTCGCCGTTCCGCACCCCTCCAATTCAGCAAATGTTTTCAAATATCCAGGAGAACATCAAAACGTTCTATGCCGAGTATGACAAGGACGACATAAAATGCAGCCTCGACTATAGTGCATTGCGAGTAAGACCGGggaggcagaaaaaaaaaaaaaaaaaaaaaaaacagtaagGGTTTCCAGACATTGGCGGGGGCAATTACAgctgtgtgtgtgcatataagcGTGAGAAAATAGTTTTTCCGACAACCCATTACAGTGATGTcgtttcctcccccttcacGCAGCAACAAGGAAGCTACACGATACTGTCTCCTTTTTAACAGCTCTAAATTGTGAATAAATGTCAAAATCGGAGTGAAGCATTGTGGACGTGGAATCTTCCTAAGGGGTAGTCCACCTCGTTTGGGAAGATACTTAAATGCAACTACACCAGTGGTGATTACGCATTGTTCAACACAGTGTGTgtgaatgtttttttttttttttttttttgcttttcatttagttgtccattttggtACTATTTGGCTGTTTTCACGAGGCGCGATTTCCACACTTGTGTGCGATACATGCGCGAAGATACACAAGCGCATTGCAGTTGCCGAATGATACGCGCGTTTAACGGTTTACTATGTAAAACCTAACttgtaaaaatagaaaaaattgtctcCCTTCAAATGCACATTGCGTGCTATGGCAATACCcaatatgattttttttgccttccgATTTTGGAAAGAAAGCGAAGGGATTGGCAAAGCAAAAACATGACTGCTATGGAGGGGGGCTTTCCAACGAAACTTCCCATTCGCAAGTTTAccgaaagaaaaattgcaaaattgtgcaaaagtCTGCAAAGTTTATTTTCACCTCACACTTTAGcgtattatatttttttttttttttacgaacaTTCGGGTGATTGGTACGAATTATTTTTCACCGATGGGAGAGAAACGGTCTAGCAAATTTGCACACAGCAAATGCGCATGGGTTGGAATTAGGACTAAAGGATGGCGAATTGGGTGTGCATCCTCTGCACGAACAATGGACGCCTGTTGCCACGCACATACAACGCGTTGTGCGCTTGTTTGTTCGCCTGCTTTTGTGTGTCTTAAAGGGGGAGGGGTTTTGCGAGGGAACAACTGCGATGGAGGAGGTATGTCCATGTTTAACAGACACGTCGAGCGCCGTTACGGTTGAGTCAAATCACAACAAGGTGAATACACACGTGCGTACTTTTACATACATTCCTTCACCCCTATTTCGTAGTTACGCGTGACCGTGTGCACTTTTGGCCGTTTCTTTTAAAAGCAAATATAGCCATGTGAGGGTTTTTTATGGCACCTGCTTTTTCAGGTGAgcagcgaaaaaaaggaaagataaGTCGGGGGAGGCAAATGTACGCGCGGCGTACACACAGGGGCATGCACATGTAAAGCAGTGTAAAcgtaaaaatggacataCGTGTAACATGTGCAATGTGCACGCCCGAATTTCCCCACCATCGATGAACGGGCCGGGACTTTGGGGGTGCGCGTGTGCATACGAGGCATCCCCCCAGAAGAAAGATACATTCAGCATCCGAAGGACATTTGGGTTTTCCCCtcacaggaaaaaaggaaaaaaataggctAATCGAGCGACTGTTTGGTAAGCACGACCCCAAGCAATGTTAAAAGGAagcataaaagaaaaaaagcgctAGCGGATGGTACACATGCGACACATGCGGAGGAATgattatttaaataaatttggatgggagaaaaacaaaataaaaaaaaaataaaacagtgAGCCCCAAACTGGTCATCcgttaaaataaattaagtTAAAATTACGCCaatgcgaagaaaaaaaaaatgaaaaaaaaactaaattAACATTACGAAAAATTAAGCATTTTTCCTCACTTTTTTatgggattttttttttttttttcattccttttttaacaccCTCTTCCGCTCACATGTGTTTGtagcacaatttttttttcgcctcttCAACCGCGCGTGCTTAAAAACAATCCGCATCCCATTTTGATGTTTCGTTTTTTGTTTCGCCACGTTGTTCACGTAATTGGTGATTTTATATTTtgattatttttgttttctcaaCTGCATAAAGGGGGGaggtattatttttttattttaaaaagatcCGCTTAAACGAAGGAAAGTATTGTGTATACATGGATACCAAATGAGTCACATTGGTACATACACGAATGTATGCTTTCCCAGTTTCAGTTGAATGCTCTTTAGGGAGAGTTCCCCTCCCCACCCATGAATGTGCTTGCCTTATGTATATCTGCGCGTATCTGTTCGCACACGATCAGCACATTGCGTAACATCATTAGCTGCGGCGCAAGGAAGGGAACCCCCCCTGTTTGTGGCGTAGTCGTGCCTGCCGGAGGGACGTCTGCTTGATTTGGAGCAACATCCGCTGTATTCGCCATCGGCTGTGTCAGCGGCGGAtcggcagaaaaaaaatcagcaaagcagcaaaaaattgaaatagcGAAAGtaatcataaaaaagaaatcgaaaaattacaaaaaaaaaaaaaaagaaaaaacgggaACCTACACGCCTCCCCAATCGAAATAGCAGCCAAGCAAGGAGTATGCAACCCCCCCGCCGGAGCGGAAGCCCCAAACACCCTGACAGTCAACCCGCGAAAAGAAGACCATGAAAAACCTCGATGCGCACAAGTACATTAAATTGGTGAATTTTCtaaacaggaagaaaaagtacccccagtttaattttaaatatgtcAAAGGTGAAGACGGATGTGACCTTCAGCTAGCCAATTATGTAAATATCAACAAAGGGAAAATACGAAACGATACTTTGAGGTACACAAATGACAGTGCAGTGTCCATGATACTTTCCAATGTGGCCGAGCTTGGAAATGAGTCTGTGGTTTCCTCCACGCAAAGCAAAGGGGTGGAGAGAAAACTCTTCCTATCGAATGGCACCAAAGAGAAGAGGAATAACAACCTGGGTAGGAATTCCCAAACGAAGGACGATTTAACGATACAGATAGGTTATGGCAATGGGGAAGAGAACCTGCCTAACGGTGTCACTGCGCCGTTAGCAGGTTGCAAATTGAAACAGACAGGATGGAGAAAGGTAGATATACCACACGATGATGGAATGGGCCGAGCGTGTCCACACAAGGAGGACCAGGTCAATTCCCAAGTGATGCGAATGCATTGTAACGGAGCGTCATATGAAGGTGTGAATTCGACCGAGGGGCGAAGCAGTGTACACAGAAATGgcggaatgaacaaatttgagATTTTCCAAAAGAGGGAATCCCCTCGAGATGGGTATGACATAGAAGGGGGGCAGATACACACCCGTGAGAAACTCACCCAATTAGGGTTTAACCACCGAGGGGGTCGTTACACCGTTAGTAATGGCGACGAAGGGAGCTACAACGGAGGTGAGAAGAACAGAGATGCCAATACGTTGCAACCAGAGGAGGGAACACAAAGAGAGTTAAGTAGCGAGGAAAATTTTGCCAAGGTGAAAATTAccaaagaaaatattataattatggataatttgaaggaggaagggaggaagggaaaaaaaacgaagaaaatgaCCATGacggaggagaaggaaaatatggaTGACGATGTAGAGACGATGGGGAGTAGCGTGAGAAACGATGTGCAGGAAAAATGCCTGAAGGTGGAGGAGACacaaggaggggaagaaacagGCAGTAGTTGTAACGGGGGAAACAAAGATGATCTAGCAGGAGACAAGCAGAAGAAAGTATGTGATGATAatccaaatgaagaaggaaaggaaaaagaaaaaataaattttcaaatGAAGAATGGCAAGGCAAATAAGAAGTGTCTGTACCCACATGAAATTGTGGAATatttaaacaaatatattatagGGCAAACGGAAGCAAAGAAGGTTGTGGCAAATGCATTGAGACAGAGATGGAGAAGGATACAAGTGGATGACGATATGAGGAAGGACATTATTCCAAAGAACATATTAATGATAGGGCCAACTGGAGTTGGGAAAACAGAAATAGCAAGAAGAATTTCCATGTTTGTGGATGCACCATTTATCAAAGTGGAAGCAACAAAGTTTACTGAAGTGGGATTTCACGGAAAAGACGTCGACCAGATTATTAAGGACTTAGTCGAAATAGCTGTGAAGagacaaaaaacaaaattcgAAATTGAGATCAGGGAACAGGCACAAGAAACggtggaaaatattataCTGTATTCCCTACtgggaaatataaaagaggaggagaagaacatttggagaaaatatttgaaaGATGGCTCCTTAGACGACAAGGTAGTCAGTATTGACATTCCCAACTATGTAAATAACAACATGTTTTCCAACGACTCAGTCGAAAATGCAGTGAAGGAAGCACTAAGCAATCACCAGAATATTAAGAGCGTCAAAATTATTCACCAGAATATTAACAAAcagaatgataaaaaaacGATGACTATACGGGAGGCCAAACAAAAACTGCTACAGTTAGAAATAGACTCCTCCATGAACCAGGACGTTATCCTAAAAACAGCCATCAGCTccgtagaagaagaaggaatagtCTTCATCGACGAAATTGACAAAATTTGTTCCAAGTCGAACTCCTCTTACAACGGACCAGATGCAAGCGCCGAGGGAGTTCAGAGAGATTTACTACCCCTTATAGAAGGATGCGTAATTAACACCAAGTACGGAAATATCAACACGAACTATATTCTGTTCATCGCTTCAGGGGCTTTTCAGAGAGTCAAGCCGAATGATATGCTAAATGAACTGCAGGGGAGATTACCAGTCCATGTGAACCTCTCCAGTTTAACTATAAAAGATTTTATCGAAATTTTGACAAAGacacataataatttgttgCAGCAGAATATTGCCCTACTAAAAACGGAAGGGATCGACCTGCAGTTTACGGATGATGCCATTGAAACCATTGCAAATGCCGCACATGACATGAACTTTTACGTGGAAAATATCGGCGTGCGAAGACTGCATACTATTATAGAGAAAATCATGGAGGACATAAATTACGACGTTTACAATTATGTTAACAAAACCATTGTCATCGATAAGGAGAAGGTGAAGAAGTCCCTCGAGGGATTCATTAAGCAGTTCGACTTGAAGAAGTACATCATTTGAGGGGTCAGGACAAGCTGCTTCAGCTGCGTGAGCTGCGTTATAGGCGTTTACATTTTCGCCCCGTTTTTCCTACACATACAGTTGCTAGCATTTACATAGTGCACAATTGTACGACCCGTTCATTGTATTATATTCCGTGGggacatttaaaaattggccCGCGAGGTGGCACACTCCATCCATACTGGCCCAGTGTTACCTCCCAtgtttgtttcttcccttttttttttttcgggggGACGGTGATTGTCTCATTTGTGTGTATGGGGGGAGCTTCATTAAGGGCATCATTTTTcgaggcattttttt
This genomic window contains:
- a CDS encoding ATP-dependent HslUV protease ATP-binding subunit HslU gives rise to the protein MKNLDAHKYIKLVNFLNRKKKYPQFNFKYVKGEDGCDLQLANYVNINKGKIRNDTLRYTNDSAVSMILSNVAELGNESVVSSTQSKGVERKLFLSNGTKEKRNNNLGRNSQTKDDLTIQIGYGNGEENLPNGVTAPLAGCKLKQTGWRKVDIPHDDGMGRACPHKEDQVNSQVMRMHCNGASYEGVNSTEGRSSVHRNGGMNKFEIFQKRESPRDGYDIEGGQIHTREKLTQLGFNHRGGRYTVSNGDEGSYNGGEKNRDANTLQPEEGTQRELSSEENFAKVKITKENIIIMDNLKEEGRKGKKTKKMTMTEEKENMDDDVETMGSSVRNDVQEKCLKVEETQGGEETGSSCNGGNKDDLAGDKQKKVCDDNPNEEGKEKEKINFQMKNGKANKKCLYPHEIVEYLNKYIIGQTEAKKVVANALRQRWRRIQVDDDMRKDIIPKNILMIGPTGVGKTEIARRISMFVDAPFIKVEATKFTEVGFHGKDVDQIIKDLVEIAVKRQKTKFEIEIREQAQETVENIILYSLLGNIKEEEKNIWRKYLKDGSLDDKVVSIDIPNYVNNNMFSNDSVENAVKEALSNHQNIKSVKIIHQNINKQNDKKTMTIREAKQKLLQLEIDSSMNQDVILKTAISSVEEEGIVFIDEIDKICSKSNSSYNGPDASAEGVQRDLLPLIEGCVINTKYGNINTNYILFIASGAFQRVKPNDMLNELQGRLPVHVNLSSLTIKDFIEILTKTHNNLLQQNIALLKTEGIDLQFTDDAIETIANAAHDMNFYVENIGVRRLHTIIEKIMEDINYDVYNYVNKTIVIDKEKVKKSLEGFIKQFDLKKYII